The Henckelia pumila isolate YLH828 chromosome 2, ASM3356847v2, whole genome shotgun sequence genome includes a window with the following:
- the LOC140880993 gene encoding beta-glucosidase 12-like, translated as MKSIGLDAFRMSISWPRILPNGKLSGGVNKEGIAFYNDVFNELLANGIAPFVTLFHWDPPQALEDEYGGFLSPKIVDDFKDFAEICFNEFGDRVKNWITLNEPFTFANGGYDGGIVGNLAPGRCSPWANCQHGNSATEPYVVAHHLLLCHSEASNLYKQKYQPIQKGQIGVTLVSHWFVPYSTSILDVNAAQRALDFMYGWFMHPLVYGQYPTIMRQILGKRLPEFSDDQAAGLKGSFDFLGLNYYTGIYAAHLPNYIDIGRVNVSSTTDNMARLSPDINGELIGEPTGLPSFYVYPRGLLDLLNYTKERYNNPNIYITENGIADPSSGNFTEDTEDLKRINFHNRHLRAVREAIAHGVNVKGYFAWSFLDNFEWDNGYTVRFGFCHVDY; from the exons ATGAAGTCCATAGGACTCGATGCATTCAGAATGTCTATTTCTTGGCCTCGGATATTACCGA ACGGTAAGCTGAGTGGGGGAGTGAACAAGGAAGGAATTGCCTTTTACAACGATGTCTTCAATGAGCTGCTTGCAAATG GGATAGCTCCATTCGTGACTCTATTCCATTGGGATCCTCCTCAAGCACTAGAAGACGAGTATGGAGGATTTTTAAGTCCTAAAATTGT agatgattttaaagattttgcGGAGATTTGCTTCAACGAGTTTGGAGACCGAGTGAAGAACTGGATCACACTGAACGAGCCCTTCACATTCGCCAATGGTGGATACGACGGCGGAATCGTCGGTAACCTCGCACCTGGGAGGTGTTCTCCTTGGGCCAATTGCCAACATGGGAACTCGGCCACCGAGCCTTATGTTGTGGCTCACCATCTTCTTCTTTGCCATTCAGAAGCTTCTAATCTATACAAACAAAAATACCAG CCAATTCAGAAAGGGCAAATTGGGGTGACTCTCGTGTCACATTGGTTTGTGCCCTACTCCACTAGCATACTCGATGTTAATGCTGCGCAACGAGCTCTTGATTTTATGTATGGATG GTTTATGCATCCTTTGGTATACGGCCAATATCCGACGATTATGCGACAAATTCTAGGGAAGAGACTGCCGGAATTCAGCGACGACCAAGCGGCGGGGCTGAAAGGGTCTTTCGACTTTTTGGGGTTGAACTACTATACAGGGATTTACGCAGCTCATCTTCCCAATTACATTGATATTGGCCGCGTCAATGTCAGCAGCACTACAGATAATATGGCCCGTCTCTCAC CTGATATCAATGGAGAGCTCATTGGTGAACCG ACGGGACTTCCCAGCTTCTATGTGTACCCAAGGGGACTGCTCGATCTTTTGAACTATACCAAAGAGAGATACAACAATCCAAATATTTACATCACAGAAAAtg GCATAGCTGACCCCAGCAGTGGAAACTTCACAGAGGATACCGAAGATTTAAAGAGAATAAATTTTCACAATCGACATCTTCGAGCTGTTAGAGAGGCTATAGC ACATGGTGTGAATGTCAAAGGGTATTTCGCATGGTCTTTTCTGGATAATTTTGAGTGGGATAATGGCTACACCGTGCGGTTCGGGTTCTGCCACGTGGACTACTAA